A stretch of Aulosira sp. FACHB-615 DNA encodes these proteins:
- a CDS encoding DUF928 domain-containing protein, which yields MMRLIGLGLVWVLAVNQGEVSSPIKQSQSTPSRISAVIFNQPPLSSRGAPGNRQGGGTRDGRNCTALDIKERLTAIVPAVESEPKMSHVWGLTVSASPTLWFYVPYQAKDIQGAELELWDETSREQRNYKQIYQRTFTVKETPGAIALSLPSTVKLEPDKNYHWYLSLNINCQGDNESINVNGWIQRVKFQHTPSVNRQQVILYAQKGIWYDALTQLAQLRRRNPQSKSLMQDWQKLLGDVGLKEIANKPIVSCCMAEGRRQKAGGRRQSR from the coding sequence ATGATGCGGTTGATAGGATTAGGTTTGGTATGGGTTTTAGCTGTGAATCAGGGAGAAGTTTCATCCCCCATCAAGCAGTCCCAGTCAACACCCTCTAGAATTTCTGCGGTAATTTTTAATCAACCACCGTTATCATCCAGAGGCGCACCGGGAAATCGCCAAGGTGGGGGAACTCGTGACGGTCGCAATTGCACCGCCCTAGATATTAAAGAGCGTCTCACCGCTATAGTTCCGGCTGTGGAATCAGAACCAAAAATGAGCCATGTTTGGGGCTTAACGGTTAGCGCCTCTCCGACACTCTGGTTTTATGTTCCTTACCAGGCCAAAGATATTCAGGGCGCTGAATTAGAATTATGGGACGAAACTAGCCGCGAACAGCGAAATTACAAGCAAATTTATCAAAGAACTTTCACTGTTAAGGAAACACCAGGTGCGATCGCTCTCAGTCTGCCATCCACAGTTAAACTCGAACCAGATAAAAACTATCATTGGTATTTATCCCTAAACATCAATTGTCAGGGTGACAATGAATCAATCAATGTCAATGGCTGGATTCAACGAGTCAAATTTCAACATACTCCTTCCGTGAATCGCCAGCAAGTTATTTTGTATGCTCAAAAAGGCATTTGGTACGATGCTTTAACCCAATTAGCCCAACTCCGCCGCCGCAATCCCCAAAGCAAATCCTTGATGCAAGATTGGCAGAAATTACTAGGAGATGTCGGTTTAAAAGAGATTGCTAACAAGCCTATTGTTTCATGTTGTATGGCAGAAGGCAGGAGGCAGAAGGCAGGAGGCAGGAGGCAGTCCCGATGA
- a CDS encoding CHASE2 domain-containing protein: MSRVAVLKIGRGDFAQGFEVSLELREDGGSSVGEIEGRLGANTEIEGLYFLWQQSFRNLTAIARYDGWEIEESLPTNRATKEIAADCWQRMRQVETNLNQWLQASGEVGWQKIRERLSKELASQPDTLRLAIKAKEVMLWKLPWHTWDLLASYPNVGVSYSPIEYEAWEVGKQQTPRDRVRLLAIFGDHQHLDLEADRQAIANLPQTESVFCHQPQGRELITQLRNPQGWDIFFFAGHSQTVEQRGRISLSTRESIETEQFKHAFREAMQKGLKIAIFNSCEGLGLAQQLADLHVPVIIVMQEIVPDVVAQSFLKEFLREYAAGQTLYTAVRRAQERLEEFTDLPGATWLPMIYQNPAQVTPTWKDLRPISLPNYRRRLDWKDLQDILVRSLLATGLIMTLRFLGGLQPIELWAFDLFMRLQPDSGIDERLLIVQVTEQDIQEQGRYPLSDRVIWQTLEKLQAYQPRVIGLDIYRDLPVEPGHRELAAHIPKNSRLVTTCEVSKPESNTDKFGVAPPPTSPPSNVGFSDFVVESDGIIRRSLLHIDPGNSRCQSSFAFSAKLAWRYLDFEGIKPQATSEGNLQLGSTVFQPLENHTGFYHNIDPRGHQVLLNYRSAQKVAREVTLAAVLKNDLPPQWVKDRIILIGVTAPSIGDRFFTPFSKEVDKKMSGIVIHAQMVSQMLSIAQQERPLLKFWPQGWDVIWIWSWSLIGGLCVWRFDSVLYRRVLAVTASVILVSLCFGFFLSGLCLPVIPSVFALAITYVIKTGLKRHLGGKS, translated from the coding sequence ATGAGCAGGGTAGCAGTTCTCAAAATTGGTAGGGGAGATTTTGCTCAAGGGTTTGAAGTATCCCTAGAACTGAGGGAAGATGGCGGTTCTTCGGTGGGGGAAATTGAAGGTAGGTTGGGAGCTAATACTGAGATTGAAGGCTTGTATTTTTTGTGGCAACAATCTTTTCGGAATCTCACTGCGATTGCCCGCTATGATGGTTGGGAAATTGAGGAAAGCTTACCGACGAATCGCGCAACTAAGGAAATCGCGGCTGACTGTTGGCAAAGAATGAGACAAGTAGAAACCAACCTCAATCAATGGTTGCAAGCATCGGGGGAAGTCGGTTGGCAAAAAATTCGGGAAAGGTTGAGTAAAGAGTTAGCCAGTCAGCCGGATACTCTGCGGTTAGCGATTAAAGCCAAGGAAGTAATGTTATGGAAGTTACCTTGGCATACCTGGGATTTACTAGCAAGTTATCCAAATGTCGGTGTTAGCTATAGTCCGATAGAATATGAAGCTTGGGAAGTTGGGAAACAGCAAACGCCACGCGATCGCGTCCGGTTGCTGGCAATTTTTGGTGATCATCAACACCTAGATTTAGAAGCAGATCGTCAGGCGATCGCCAATCTTCCACAAACAGAATCAGTTTTTTGTCATCAACCCCAAGGGCGAGAATTAATTACCCAACTCCGAAATCCCCAAGGCTGGGATATTTTCTTTTTTGCTGGCCATAGTCAGACTGTAGAACAAAGAGGCCGCATTAGTCTTAGTACTAGAGAAAGCATCGAAACTGAGCAATTTAAACATGCTTTTCGGGAAGCGATGCAAAAAGGGTTAAAGATTGCCATTTTTAACTCCTGTGAAGGTTTGGGACTAGCGCAACAGTTAGCTGATTTACACGTCCCGGTGATTATTGTTATGCAAGAGATTGTCCCCGATGTCGTTGCTCAATCGTTTCTCAAAGAATTCTTGCGGGAATATGCGGCGGGACAAACTTTATACACTGCTGTGCGCCGCGCTCAAGAACGACTAGAGGAATTTACGGATTTACCGGGGGCGACTTGGCTACCGATGATTTACCAAAATCCCGCCCAAGTAACACCGACTTGGAAAGATTTGCGGCCGATCAGCCTTCCTAATTACCGTCGTCGGCTAGACTGGAAAGATTTGCAAGATATCTTGGTACGGAGTTTACTGGCGACTGGCTTAATTATGACATTGCGGTTTTTAGGTGGACTCCAGCCGATAGAATTGTGGGCTTTTGATTTATTTATGCGCTTACAACCAGATAGCGGAATTGATGAGCGTCTTTTGATTGTCCAAGTTACAGAACAAGATATTCAAGAGCAAGGGCGGTATCCTTTGAGCGATCGCGTAATTTGGCAAACCCTAGAGAAACTCCAGGCCTATCAACCCAGAGTGATTGGCTTAGATATTTACCGCGATTTACCAGTGGAACCGGGACACCGGGAACTAGCCGCCCACATCCCGAAAAACTCCCGGCTGGTAACAACTTGCGAAGTCAGCAAACCAGAGTCGAACACTGATAAATTTGGTGTTGCACCTCCCCCTACTAGTCCGCCAAGCAATGTGGGTTTTAGTGATTTTGTAGTGGAATCAGATGGCATAATCAGGCGTTCTTTGTTACATATAGATCCAGGAAATTCCCGGTGTCAGTCTTCATTTGCCTTCAGTGCCAAATTAGCCTGGCGTTACCTCGATTTTGAGGGCATCAAACCACAAGCCACATCAGAGGGCAACTTGCAGCTTGGCTCGACTGTTTTTCAGCCTTTGGAAAATCATACTGGTTTTTATCACAACATTGATCCGCGTGGTCATCAAGTTTTACTCAATTACCGTTCAGCGCAAAAAGTTGCCAGGGAAGTTACCTTAGCCGCCGTTCTCAAAAATGATTTACCACCCCAGTGGGTGAAAGATCGGATTATTTTGATTGGTGTCACAGCACCCTCGATTGGCGATCGCTTTTTTACTCCCTTTAGTAAAGAAGTTGACAAAAAAATGTCCGGTATAGTCATTCACGCCCAAATGGTGAGTCAAATGCTCAGTATCGCTCAACAAGAACGCCCTTTACTAAAGTTTTGGCCCCAGGGTTGGGATGTGATTTGGATCTGGAGTTGGTCACTAATTGGGGGTTTATGTGTTTGGAGATTTGACTCGGTTTTATATCGTCGAGTTTTAGCTGTAACAGCCAGTGTTATCCTTGTTAGTCTGTGTTTTGGCTTCTTCTTGAGCGGTCTTTGTCTCCCAGTGATACCATCAGTATTTGCTTTGGCAATTACCTACGTGATTAAAACTGGTTTAAAGCGGCATTTGGGAGGGAAATCATGA
- a CDS encoding DUF1822 family protein, whose product MLNLQKIATIYPNHICLPLSPKLQEEAWQQSQAHTNAAACCQAYLNYLCFKSFVPWLEAWLAEEDANVNINNIIAANTCNSLWEFVNGTPIDLGDIRLVLIPSETSDLEEFVVPGEWVDIPSWRKDYYLAVQINLGEPEQSWLRLWGYVSYQKLKSRGIYDQGDRSYYINQAVLTEDITQLLLLPQPDSRPQTAAPPQLSTAVVADLCTQISNPDLYSPRLAVTFEQWAALLVNEELRQKLYQQRLSLPNLAVVNLRQWLQMADSMIAEIWQAVESVLTPPEFSAVRGAEEQVSVEAIAPVIRLLKSNRPEKERAQAAGVLGQIGVGHPEAIAALVELLQVAQDEETRWEAALSLGKIAPDHPQAGISKARLIDLGLQLAGCQMALVVTIRPKTESKIGVRLQVQPINQQHQLPPHLTLSVIAGGETRLQAETRSDEQGAGKDKILQLGFSPPPGTQFQVQVTLDKVSVSETFIA is encoded by the coding sequence ATGCTGAATTTGCAAAAAATTGCCACGATTTATCCGAATCATATATGCTTGCCGTTATCACCAAAACTGCAAGAAGAAGCTTGGCAGCAATCTCAAGCTCATACTAATGCCGCAGCTTGCTGTCAAGCTTATCTTAATTATCTGTGTTTCAAGTCTTTTGTACCTTGGTTAGAGGCTTGGTTAGCAGAAGAAGATGCTAATGTGAACATCAATAATATTATTGCCGCCAATACTTGTAACTCCCTGTGGGAATTTGTGAATGGAACTCCTATTGATTTAGGTGACATTAGATTAGTTTTAATTCCCAGTGAAACGAGTGATTTAGAGGAATTTGTTGTTCCCGGCGAGTGGGTTGATATTCCTAGCTGGCGAAAAGATTATTATCTGGCTGTGCAGATTAATTTAGGTGAGCCTGAGCAATCTTGGCTGCGGTTGTGGGGATATGTCAGCTATCAAAAATTGAAGAGTCGGGGGATATATGATCAGGGCGATCGCTCTTACTATATTAATCAGGCTGTCTTGACGGAAGATATCACACAATTGCTCCTCCTGCCCCAACCAGATTCTCGTCCCCAAACAGCAGCGCCACCGCAGTTATCTACAGCAGTAGTGGCAGATTTATGCACACAAATCAGTAATCCTGATTTATACTCCCCTAGATTAGCGGTAACATTTGAACAATGGGCAGCATTGCTAGTCAATGAAGAGTTGCGGCAAAAACTCTACCAGCAACGGTTATCACTGCCGAATTTAGCTGTCGTCAACTTGCGTCAGTGGTTACAAATGGCTGACAGTATGATTGCAGAAATTTGGCAAGCGGTAGAGTCAGTTTTAACACCACCAGAATTCAGTGCTGTGCGGGGTGCGGAAGAGCAAGTTTCTGTGGAAGCGATCGCGCCAGTAATTCGCCTCCTCAAATCCAATCGCCCAGAAAAAGAACGCGCTCAAGCCGCCGGGGTGTTAGGACAAATTGGTGTCGGTCATCCAGAGGCGATCGCGGCGTTGGTAGAATTGTTACAAGTTGCCCAGGATGAGGAAACCCGTTGGGAAGCGGCTTTAAGTTTAGGCAAAATCGCCCCTGATCATCCCCAAGCCGGCATCAGTAAAGCCCGATTGATTGATTTGGGCTTGCAATTGGCGGGTTGTCAAATGGCTCTGGTTGTCACTATTCGTCCCAAAACAGAATCAAAAATCGGAGTGCGGTTACAAGTGCAGCCAATCAACCAGCAACATCAACTACCACCCCATCTGACACTGAGCGTAATTGCTGGTGGTGAAACTCGTTTGCAAGCAGAAACAAGAAGTGACGAACAAGGCGCAGGGAAAGACAAAATTCTGCAATTGGGTTTTAGTCCCCCGCCAGGAACTCAATTCCAAGTGCAGGTAACTTTGGATAAAGTCAGCGTGAGTGAGACTTTTATTGCGTGA
- a CDS encoding XRE family transcriptional regulator produces MNDQFWTLYDFTETSGYPPFKRLIQNRLRERIEKLVRLHPQWGESDYVDHFVTILNDDSQAETEKKLAHWHLLAYFDRDRCYLIWRNWCRLPFYAAYAENLYALTNEHLCNREKLQQYLNKYKTNDNSGASLKTYILGVLRNVTREHINWESPWHLLCDVDINSRRKLQTAAERLKAALQSTGKQEPEISQYLFAWQYFIPVYKNNRVYHPQRQGGGKWPEPEFSDFVQTAKDYNSQRFQPGAPLQVAVGVAITPIMIQKWMNTCIEALQQSEQIKEVPYDANSNEQPDTASFNFWEVGETEAENAESLAAVDLILRSELELIEQNLAKIRSQIPTSYRQAVMPLCYPHRLALLTQEQFASRMNVHQGTVSRYISKYIETPLLEKFQELTREQLNPTAYITTFLNEKFSNFNLVANPLASQLIAALADLAPELQQIIKLKYGQKLNITELTKIITQNKSLTQEEVTQKLIIAEDELQSNFLNILKQWQNNYIKSWLKNYYQNLIQAELLKSFTQLESPSQEILWQKYAQKILKSNSDAQTITTAKQQLQRSFLQRIDQKFGISLETEIQQVGEIIEDWLSTNLLYQEIQRS; encoded by the coding sequence ATGAATGATCAATTCTGGACTTTGTATGACTTTACAGAAACTAGTGGTTATCCTCCTTTCAAACGGTTAATTCAAAATCGTTTGCGAGAGAGAATAGAAAAACTGGTGCGGTTGCATCCCCAATGGGGTGAGAGCGACTATGTGGATCATTTTGTTACAATTCTCAATGATGATTCCCAAGCGGAAACAGAGAAAAAGTTAGCTCACTGGCACTTATTAGCTTACTTCGATCGCGATCGCTGTTACCTCATTTGGCGCAATTGGTGTCGTTTGCCGTTTTACGCTGCTTATGCCGAAAATTTATATGCTCTGACTAACGAACACCTGTGTAACCGCGAAAAATTACAGCAATATCTCAATAAGTACAAAACTAATGACAATAGTGGTGCAAGTCTCAAAACCTATATCTTAGGGGTACTGAGAAATGTCACTCGTGAGCATATCAATTGGGAATCACCCTGGCATCTATTATGCGATGTTGATATTAATAGTCGCAGAAAATTGCAAACCGCAGCCGAACGCCTGAAAGCAGCATTGCAAAGCACTGGTAAACAGGAACCAGAAATTTCCCAATATCTTTTTGCTTGGCAATATTTTATTCCTGTTTACAAAAACAACCGCGTCTACCATCCTCAAAGACAAGGCGGGGGAAAATGGCCAGAACCAGAATTTTCAGATTTTGTCCAAACGGCTAAAGATTATAATTCTCAGAGATTTCAACCAGGCGCACCCCTGCAAGTCGCCGTTGGTGTAGCCATCACACCAATCATGATTCAAAAATGGATGAATACCTGTATTGAAGCTTTACAACAATCGGAGCAAATTAAGGAAGTGCCTTACGATGCTAATAGTAATGAACAGCCAGATACAGCCAGTTTCAACTTTTGGGAAGTGGGAGAAACAGAAGCAGAAAACGCAGAATCTTTAGCAGCAGTAGACTTAATTTTGCGTAGCGAACTTGAATTGATTGAGCAGAATTTAGCTAAAATTCGCAGCCAAATTCCCACATCTTACCGTCAGGCTGTGATGCCTTTGTGCTATCCCCATCGCTTGGCGCTGTTAACTCAAGAACAGTTTGCTAGTAGAATGAACGTCCATCAAGGAACCGTCTCGCGCTATATTTCCAAGTATATAGAAACGCCATTATTAGAAAAGTTTCAGGAGTTAACCCGTGAACAGTTGAATCCGACAGCTTATATCACAACATTTTTAAATGAGAAATTTAGCAATTTTAATCTAGTAGCTAATCCCCTTGCCTCTCAATTAATTGCTGCACTTGCAGATTTAGCACCTGAGTTACAACAAATCATTAAACTTAAATATGGTCAAAAACTGAATATTACTGAGCTAACTAAAATTATTACTCAGAATAAATCTCTTACTCAAGAAGAAGTAACACAAAAACTAATTATAGCTGAAGATGAATTACAGAGCAATTTCTTAAATATCCTCAAGCAATGGCAAAATAACTATATCAAATCATGGCTAAAAAACTATTATCAAAATTTAATTCAAGCTGAATTATTAAAATCGTTTACCCAATTAGAATCACCATCCCAAGAAATTTTATGGCAAAAATATGCTCAAAAAATCCTCAAATCTAATAGTGATGCTCAAACAATTACTACAGCTAAACAGCAGTTGCAGCGTTCTTTTCTCCAGAGGATTGATCAGAAGTTTGGTATTTCTTTAGAAACGGAAATTCAACAAGTTGGAGAAATAATTGAAGATTGGCTATCGACAAACTTGCTCTATCAAGAAATTCAGAGAAGTTGA
- a CDS encoding mersacidin/lichenicidin family type 2 lantibiotic has protein sequence MSNFDIIRAWKDEDYRNSLSDEQRSQLPENPAGLIELPDAESNALSGGGCSLFTGTCGRVCERLTPQYGCTGCDNGGLTT, from the coding sequence ATGTCTAACTTTGACATTATTCGCGCTTGGAAAGATGAAGACTACCGCAACAGTTTGAGTGATGAACAACGTTCTCAATTACCTGAAAACCCAGCAGGTTTGATTGAACTTCCCGATGCAGAATCCAATGCTTTATCCGGGGGTGGTTGTTCACTATTTACAGGGACTTGTGGACGTGTCTGTGAAAGACTTACACCCCAGTACGGTTGTACAGGCTGTGACAATGGCGGTTTGACAACCTGA